A window of the Henckelia pumila isolate YLH828 chromosome 3, ASM3356847v2, whole genome shotgun sequence genome harbors these coding sequences:
- the LOC140887612 gene encoding uncharacterized protein, translating into MDAEKQDAINVFLGYFQSQQGKVALWELDSDQHYNVGRRGSDFTECVTLLDSDLFLVENYSKLLLKLVLKDAFETSTSTFYGLSLSFVGQEVLNFESFNNSSTALPIGF; encoded by the exons ATGGATGCGGAGAAACAAGATGCCATTAATGT GTTTTTGGGATATTTTCAGTCACAACAGGGTAAAGTAGCTCTGTGGGAACTTGATTCTGATCAGCATTACAATGTTGGAAGGCGTGGTTCTGATTTCACTGAATGTGTTACCTTACTTGATTCTGATTTGTTTTTGGTTGAGAATTATTCAAAGCTGCTTTTGAAACTAGTACTCAAAGATGCTTTTGAAACTAGTACCTCAACATTCTATGGACTATCTCTAAGTTTTGTTGGTcaggaagttttaaattttgaaagttTTAACAATTCATCTACTGCATTGCCAATTGGATTCTGA